The following proteins are encoded in a genomic region of Schistocerca serialis cubense isolate TAMUIC-IGC-003099 chromosome 9, iqSchSeri2.2, whole genome shotgun sequence:
- the LOC126419642 gene encoding uncharacterized protein LOC126419642: protein MGIVYKQNACISKDTRYLDNEMIKQEEEEEEEAKEKEMLNLREKILVDDSSLLYIEGRLVNAEGKGKATDIELTKNCALHLFSDIQYRLNNQIIDHVRNPGIATLMKGYASFTPGDANALQNAGWGAGGELKELVDDDDGRFNFCIPLKMIIGFAEDYKKIILNARHELILIRSRQDINCIVSDKADTKSKIVLEKVHWEMPHVQVSEKQQISLWNILKNDITLTLPFRHWDLVESIAPEINSWTWQIKFNTALETARYVILAFQSNRNLITADSSVFDKINISNLKVYLNSSKFPEENFAVDFDMKNTAQAFEMYANFQSLYYGDSSVRRGNPLMNRTEFQNCPIFFIDCSHQDETLKSSVVDMKIEIETKEAFA, encoded by the exons ATGGGTATCGTATACAAACAGAATGCCTGCATAAGCAAGGACACAAGATACCTTGACAATGAGA TGAtcaaacaggaggaggaggaggaggaggaagctaaggaaaaagaaatgttgaatttaagaGAAAAAATTCTCGTCGACGACTCG AGTCTGCTGTATATAGAAGGACGACTTGTCAATGCAGAGGGAAAGGGAAAAGCTACTGATATTGAGTTAacaaaaaactgtgcacttcatctGTTTTCGGATATTCAGTACCGTCTCAATAACCAAATTATCGATCATGTACGTAATCCAGGAATTGCAACATTAATGAAAGGATATGCTTCTTTTACACCAGGTGACGCAAATGCATTACAAAATGCCGGATGGGGGGCAGGAGGCGAATTGAAAGAGTTAGTCGACGATGATGATGGTCGTTTTAATTTTTGCATTCCGCTTAAAATGATCATAGGCTTTGCAGAGGATTACAAAAAGATTATTTTAAATGCTCGCCATGAACTGATACTGATTCGTAGCAGGCAAGATATTAACTGTATTGTCTCAGATAAAGCAGATACTAAATCAAAAATTGTGTTGGAAAAAGTTCACTGGGAAATGCCGCATGTTCAGGTGTCTGAAAAGCAACAAATATCACTGTGGAATATCTTAAAAAATGATATCACTTTGACTCTACCTTTTCGTCACTGGGATTTGGTTGAAAGCATTGCGCCAGAAATTAACTCATGGACATGGCAAATTAAATTTAATACAGCTCTTGAAACAGCAAGGTATGTAATATTGGCTTTTCAGTCAAACAGAAATTTGATTACTGCTGACTCTAGTGTATTCGACAAAATAAACATATCAAACTTGAAGGTGTATTTAAATTCTTCTAAATTCCCAGAGGAgaattttgctgttgattttgacATGAAGAATACTGCACAGGCGTTTGAAATGTATGCCAATTTTCAATCGCTGTATTATGGAGATAGCAGTGTAAGAAGAGGGAACCCGCTCATGAACCGTACTGAATTTCAGAACTGTCCTATATTTTTCATTGATTGTTCTCATcaagacgaaacactgaaatcttcGGTCGTTGACATGAAGATTGAAATAGAAACAAAAGAAGCATTTGCGTAA